The segment GTTCACGCGGCTATTCGAGGCAGGCGCGAACGGTCCCGACTGTCCGCTCAACGGCGCGCACCACCAGGGCAGAAAGACGGATCTGCACGAGGAACTGGTTCGCTTCTACGATTTCTTCGGACTGTCGCTCGACCACGCCACGCAGGGTGAACCGGACCATCTGCTCACCGAACTCGAGTTCCTGCATTTCCTGGCGTTCCAGGAGGCACAGCTCGGGGCGGCTGGCGAAGACGTGGGTGCCCTGCTCCGTGCACAACGTGATTTCATCGAACGGCATCCCGGCGCCTGGGTACCCGCCTTGCGCGAACAGCTGGCCAAACACGATGCACCTCGCATCTTTTGCGAACTTGCACGACTGCTTGAACGTTTTCTCGAATTCGAACTGATACGCTTACGCCGGCAGACCGGTGGCGAATCCATCGCACATTGAATGCTTTTGGTCCGTTTCATCGACCTACCGAAGGACACACCCAGATGAAGCACTATCACTACACGTCCACAGCGCCGCTCGAAGGGCTGCCGGGAGCTGTTTTCGGCCTCGCGCTGCGCGAGTCGCCCGTGCCAACACCTGGTCCGGGCGAGGTACTGGTACGCATGCGCGCCAGCGCCCTGAACTTCGCCGATCTGGTATTCCTGCACGGCAGCGTGCCGCAGGTGGATGGTGTGGTGCCGCTACTCGACGGCGCCGGTGAAATCGCAACAGTCGGCGACGGAGTCGACGGCTGGCGCAGCGGGGACAAAGTGATCGTGCATCCGCACCGCAAGTGGATCGCCGGCGAACCCTGTCCCGAGCACTACGGTGAGGTACTCGGCAGCCTGGTCGATGGCACGCTTGCCGAATACGCACTGATGCCTGCCGAAGCGCTGGTCGCGATGCCAGCCCATCTTTCCTTTGCCGAAGCGGCTGCCCTGCCCTGCGCCGGCCTGTCGGCATGGAACAGCATCCTCGGCGGCCCTCCCGCACGCCGCCCGTGCCTGCCCGGAGAAACGGTGCTGGTGCAGGGTACCGGCGGTGTTTCGCTGTTTGCGCTGCAGTTCGCGAAACTTGCCGGATGCCGGGTGATCGCCACCACATCGACCGCCGCCAAGGCCGAACTGCTGCAGCGCATGGGCGCCGACGCCGTCGTGAACTATCGCGAAAATCCGCAGTGGAGCGATGCGGTTCTCGCGGCCACCAATGGGCGCGGCGTCGATCTGGTGGTCGAGGTCGGCGGTCCGAACACACTGGCACAGTCGATACGCAGCGTACGTGTCGGCGGACGGATCGCGATGATCGGCATCGTTGGCGGACTCGGCAGCATAGACTACCTGCACCTGTTGCCAGTGATCGAACGCGCCTTGACGTTGTTTGCGAACGCGATGGGCAGTCGTGCCGATCTTTCGGCGATGCTGCGTGCGGTCGCACAACATCGCCTGCGGCCGGTGATCGATCGCGAATTTCCATTCGCTCAGGCAACGCAGGCTGTGCAGCATTTCGCTGCACGCGGCCATATCGGCAAGGTAGTGATCACACATGACTGAAACGACGCAGCAACTCACGGCAGGGCGCACCAGCACACGCGATCCGGCTGAACTCCACACACTCCTGAGCGCGTGGTTCGAACGCACGCTGGGCGCGCAGAGCAGGCCACGCCTGTCGGCGCTCAGCAGTCCCGGCAAGGCCGGCATGTCGAGCGAGACACTGCTGTTCGACATGCAGTGGAACGAACAGGGACAGGAGCGCAGCGGCAGCTTCGTCGCGCGTCTGCCGCCCCCGGCGGACGCGTTTCCGCTGTTTCCCCGCTACGACTTCGATCTGCAGGTCAACGTGATGCGCCTGGTCAGCAGCCACACCAACGTACCGGTACCCGGTGTACCGTGGCAGGAGCGCTCCAGCGAGGCGCTGGGTGTCCCGTTCTTCGTGATGGAACGCATCGACGGTGCCATGGTGCCCGACAGCCCACCCTACGTCTTCGGCGGCTGGCTGGCCGACGCCTCGCCCGCGCAGCAGCGCCAGGTCCAAGACGAGATGCTGCGTGCGATCGCCGGCATTCACGGTATCCGTGCCGGTGCCAGCGAAATCGCCTTCCTGAACATCGACCAGCCAGGCGACACTGCATTACGCCGGCACTTTGCGCGCGAACGGGCACTTTACGAATGGGGACGCGGCGAGCTGCGCTTTCCACTCGTCGAGCGCTTGTTCGACTGGCTGGAGGCACACTGGCCCGCACAGGAGGGCGAACCGGTGGTGAGCTGGGGTGATGCGCGTCCTGCAAACGCGTTGTGGCGCGACACGCACATCGTCGCAGTGCTCGACTGGGAACTCGCGATGCTCGGGCCACGTGAAATGGACGTTGGCTACCTGATCTTCTTCCACCAGTATTTCCGACACATCGCGAAAGTCATCGCGGGCATCGACACGATGGCCGATTTCCTGCGCCGTGATGCCGTGGTTGCCGGCTATGAAGCGCTGACCGGTGTGCAGCTCGACAACATCGACTGGTATATCAACTACGGGTTGCTGCAGCAGTCGGTGATCGATATCCGCGTCACGCAGCGGCGCATCCTGTTCGGCGAACTGGAACGCCCGCAGAACACCGACGAATACCTCTTCGGTCGGCAACTGATCGAACGGGTACTGGCCGGCGATCGCGATATCTGGCTGTCGTAGGCCCGGGCTGTGCCGGAACATGTTCGACTACAGACCCGAACCGGGCAGACACGATCACACACAGAGGCGCACTCATGGACAACACCGTCAGCCCCGGCAGCAACCCCATCGGGCCCCTGATCGAGGCCGACGAGCAGTTCTGCCACCAGGTCATGGATTCCTTCGCCTGCGTGGGCAGTACAGATCCCTCGTGGACCGAGAAGGTCTGCGCGATGGCGATGGCCCGCAACGGTAGCCTGCAGCTCGGCTTCGGGCTCGGCAAGTACACCAACCGC is part of the Pseudomonadales bacterium genome and harbors:
- a CDS encoding molecular chaperone TorD family protein, whose product is MNQSRIGIVIETSRSLSYLAFATAFTYPDQEVLQAIRGGELAGALQRLLGAVDPALVADVDWKALGSAVPDDDTLLVEFTRLFEAGANGPDCPLNGAHHQGRKTDLHEELVRFYDFFGLSLDHATQGEPDHLLTELEFLHFLAFQEAQLGAAGEDVGALLRAQRDFIERHPGAWVPALREQLAKHDAPRIFCELARLLERFLEFELIRLRRQTGGESIAH
- a CDS encoding NAD(P)-dependent alcohol dehydrogenase — its product is MKHYHYTSTAPLEGLPGAVFGLALRESPVPTPGPGEVLVRMRASALNFADLVFLHGSVPQVDGVVPLLDGAGEIATVGDGVDGWRSGDKVIVHPHRKWIAGEPCPEHYGEVLGSLVDGTLAEYALMPAEALVAMPAHLSFAEAAALPCAGLSAWNSILGGPPARRPCLPGETVLVQGTGGVSLFALQFAKLAGCRVIATTSTAAKAELLQRMGADAVVNYRENPQWSDAVLAATNGRGVDLVVEVGGPNTLAQSIRSVRVGGRIAMIGIVGGLGSIDYLHLLPVIERALTLFANAMGSRADLSAMLRAVAQHRLRPVIDREFPFAQATQAVQHFAARGHIGKVVITHD
- a CDS encoding phosphotransferase family protein — protein: MTETTQQLTAGRTSTRDPAELHTLLSAWFERTLGAQSRPRLSALSSPGKAGMSSETLLFDMQWNEQGQERSGSFVARLPPPADAFPLFPRYDFDLQVNVMRLVSSHTNVPVPGVPWQERSSEALGVPFFVMERIDGAMVPDSPPYVFGGWLADASPAQQRQVQDEMLRAIAGIHGIRAGASEIAFLNIDQPGDTALRRHFARERALYEWGRGELRFPLVERLFDWLEAHWPAQEGEPVVSWGDARPANALWRDTHIVAVLDWELAMLGPREMDVGYLIFFHQYFRHIAKVIAGIDTMADFLRRDAVVAGYEALTGVQLDNIDWYINYGLLQQSVIDIRVTQRRILFGELERPQNTDEYLFGRQLIERVLAGDRDIWLS